One part of the Bacillus sp. FJAT-45350 genome encodes these proteins:
- the purF gene encoding amidophosphoribosyltransferase: protein MLAEIKGLNEECGVFAIWGHKDAAQITYYGLHSLQHRGQEGAGIVVTDGEKLSIHKGLGLVNEVFDSSKFTELYGKAAIGHVRYATAGGGGLVNCQPLLFQSQTDGLSIAHNGNLVNANALKHQLESQGSIFQSTSDTEVVAHLIKRSVYPRLEDKFKNALSMIKGAYAFAVMTENKLMVALDPNGLRPLSLGRLGDAYVVASETCAFDIVGATFEREVKPGELIVIDDNGITSEMFARSTSRAICSMEYIYFARPDSNVDEINVHTARKSLGKQLAIESPIEADVVTGVPDSSISAAIGYAEQTGIPYELGMIKNRYVGRTFIQPSQELREQGVKMKLSPVRGVVEGKRVVMIDDSIVRGTTSRRIVKMLREAGATEVHVRISSPPITNPCFYGIDTSTTEELIASNHSIEEMREMMGADTLAFLSIEGLTQGIGRPDEDANCGQCLACFTGQYPTEIYPDTLHPHDKS from the coding sequence ATGCTTGCTGAAATCAAAGGCTTAAATGAAGAGTGTGGCGTATTTGCGATTTGGGGGCACAAGGATGCTGCCCAAATCACTTATTACGGCCTTCATAGTCTTCAGCACCGAGGACAAGAGGGTGCTGGAATTGTTGTGACTGATGGAGAGAAGCTATCAATCCATAAAGGATTAGGCTTAGTAAATGAAGTGTTCGATTCTAGTAAGTTCACAGAATTATATGGTAAAGCAGCTATTGGTCATGTTCGTTATGCAACAGCAGGTGGCGGTGGATTAGTTAATTGTCAACCTCTATTATTTCAATCACAAACGGACGGGCTATCGATTGCTCACAACGGTAATTTAGTTAATGCGAATGCATTAAAGCATCAATTAGAGAGCCAGGGTAGCATCTTCCAATCTACTTCTGATACAGAAGTTGTTGCTCATTTAATTAAACGTAGTGTATACCCTCGTCTTGAGGATAAATTCAAAAATGCCTTATCAATGATTAAAGGGGCTTATGCCTTTGCTGTTATGACAGAGAATAAGCTAATGGTTGCCCTTGATCCTAATGGTCTACGTCCACTATCTCTTGGTCGATTAGGAGATGCGTACGTAGTCGCTTCTGAAACATGCGCATTTGATATTGTCGGAGCAACGTTTGAGCGAGAGGTAAAACCAGGAGAACTAATAGTCATTGATGATAATGGAATCACTTCTGAAATGTTTGCTCGTTCAACTTCTCGCGCAATCTGTAGTATGGAGTATATCTATTTTGCTCGTCCTGACAGTAATGTCGATGAAATTAATGTTCATACGGCAAGAAAGAGCCTTGGAAAGCAGTTGGCTATTGAGTCGCCAATTGAAGCTGATGTTGTTACAGGGGTACCTGATTCTAGTATTTCAGCTGCTATTGGATATGCTGAGCAAACTGGAATTCCATATGAGCTAGGAATGATTAAGAACCGTTATGTTGGCCGTACATTTATTCAACCTTCGCAAGAGCTACGTGAGCAAGGTGTTAAAATGAAGCTTTCGCCAGTTCGCGGAGTAGTTGAAGGTAAGCGTGTTGTAATGATCGATGATTCGATCGTTCGCGGTACGACTAGTCGTCGAATCGTTAAAATGCTACGTGAAGCTGGGGCAACTGAGGTTCATGTACGTATAAGCTCACCGCCAATTACAAACCCATGCTTTTATGGGATTGATACGTCTACTACTGAAGAGTTAATTGCTAGCAATCATTCAATTGAAGAAATGCGTGAAATGATGGGCGCAGATACACTAGCATTTTTAAGTATAGAAGGGTTAACTCAAGGAATTGGAAGACCGGATGAAGATGCCAATTGTGGCCAATGTCTAGCGTGCTTTACTGGACAATATCCAACAGAGATTTATCCTGATACACTTCATCCCCATGATAAATCGTAA
- the purL gene encoding phosphoribosylformylglycinamidine synthase subunit PurL produces the protein MSLHREPTPEMIKEQKIYAEMGLTDEEFGLVENILGRLPNYTETGLFSVMWSEHCSYKNSKVLLKKFPIDGEKVLQGPGEGAGIIDIGDEQAVVFKMESHNHPSAIEPYQGAATGVGGILRDVFSMGSRPIALLNSLRFGELTSPKVKYLFEEVVAGIAGYGNCVGVPTVGGEIQFDPCYEGNPLVNAMCVGLIDHKDIQKGQAKGVGNTVMYVGASTGRDGIHGATFASEELSEASEEKRPAVQVGDPFMEKLLLEACLELIQSDALVGIQDMGAAGLTSSSAEMASKAGSGIEMNLDEVPQREKGMTPYEMMLSESQERMLIVVQKGREAEIEEIVNRWGLLSKVVGHVTDDKKLRLLHKGEVVADVPVDALAEDAPVYHKPSAEPAYYAEFQSQDNVIPDITDAKDTLINLLSQPTIASKEWVYNQYDYMVQTNTVVSPGSDAAVVRIRGTKKALAMTTDCNSRYLYLDPEVGGKIAIAEAARNVVCSGGVPLGVTDCLNYGNPERPEIFWQLEKSTDGMSEACRTLETPVIGGNVSLYNERSGEAVYPTPTIGMVGLIEDTDYITTQEFKQAGDLIYVIGDTKAEFGGSELQKLMYGKIFGKAPSIDLDVEKNRQKQLLQAIHNGLVQSAHDVAEGGLAVAIAESMMETSVGASVTVDGEVVTELFAESQSRFVVSVKKENQAAFESVVEDAKLIGEVVAEQELTITHTSGENVLKTSQQEIQTAWKGAIPCLLKSKA, from the coding sequence ATGTCGCTACATCGTGAACCAACACCAGAAATGATTAAGGAACAGAAGATTTATGCTGAAATGGGATTAACAGACGAAGAGTTTGGACTAGTAGAAAACATTCTTGGTCGTTTACCAAACTATACGGAAACTGGTCTTTTCTCAGTTATGTGGTCTGAGCATTGTAGTTACAAGAACTCTAAAGTTCTATTGAAAAAATTCCCAATCGATGGAGAGAAAGTACTTCAAGGACCAGGTGAAGGTGCTGGGATCATTGATATTGGTGATGAACAAGCGGTTGTTTTTAAAATGGAAAGTCACAATCACCCTTCAGCAATCGAGCCATATCAAGGGGCTGCTACTGGTGTTGGTGGTATTTTACGTGATGTATTCTCAATGGGTTCACGTCCAATTGCTCTTTTAAATTCATTACGATTTGGTGAGTTAACTTCGCCAAAAGTGAAATATTTATTTGAAGAAGTTGTAGCTGGAATCGCTGGGTATGGAAACTGTGTTGGGGTACCAACTGTAGGGGGAGAAATTCAATTTGATCCTTGCTACGAAGGAAACCCGCTTGTAAACGCTATGTGTGTCGGCTTAATTGATCATAAGGACATTCAAAAGGGACAAGCAAAAGGTGTAGGTAACACGGTTATGTATGTTGGTGCGAGTACTGGTCGTGATGGAATTCACGGTGCAACATTTGCTTCTGAGGAACTAAGTGAAGCATCTGAAGAGAAGCGTCCTGCAGTTCAGGTTGGAGACCCATTCATGGAGAAGCTACTGCTTGAAGCTTGTCTAGAATTAATTCAATCGGATGCTCTTGTTGGTATTCAAGACATGGGTGCAGCTGGTCTTACATCTTCTTCAGCGGAAATGGCTAGTAAAGCTGGTTCTGGAATTGAAATGAACTTAGATGAAGTACCTCAACGTGAAAAAGGTATGACTCCTTACGAAATGATGCTTTCTGAATCACAAGAACGTATGTTAATTGTTGTTCAAAAGGGCCGTGAAGCTGAAATTGAAGAAATCGTTAATCGTTGGGGATTACTTTCAAAAGTAGTTGGTCACGTAACAGATGATAAAAAGCTACGCCTTCTTCATAAAGGTGAAGTAGTAGCAGATGTACCTGTTGATGCATTAGCGGAGGACGCACCTGTTTATCATAAGCCATCTGCAGAACCGGCTTATTATGCTGAGTTTCAATCACAAGATAATGTGATTCCTGACATTACAGATGCGAAGGATACACTAATAAATCTATTAAGTCAGCCTACGATTGCAAGTAAAGAGTGGGTTTATAATCAATATGACTATATGGTTCAAACGAATACCGTTGTTTCTCCTGGTTCAGATGCTGCAGTCGTTCGTATTCGTGGAACGAAGAAAGCATTAGCGATGACAACAGACTGTAACTCTCGCTATCTTTATTTAGACCCTGAAGTAGGTGGGAAGATTGCGATTGCAGAAGCAGCTCGTAATGTTGTATGTTCTGGTGGAGTACCATTAGGTGTAACAGACTGTTTAAACTACGGAAATCCAGAACGTCCGGAAATTTTCTGGCAGCTTGAAAAGTCTACTGATGGTATGAGTGAAGCTTGCCGTACGTTAGAAACACCAGTTATCGGAGGAAACGTATCTCTTTATAACGAACGTAGTGGTGAAGCAGTTTACCCAACACCAACAATTGGTATGGTTGGTTTAATCGAAGATACAGATTACATTACAACACAAGAATTCAAACAAGCTGGAGATTTAATTTACGTTATTGGTGACACGAAAGCTGAATTTGGCGGAAGTGAACTCCAAAAATTAATGTATGGAAAAATCTTTGGTAAAGCTCCAAGCATCGATTTAGATGTAGAGAAGAATCGTCAAAAGCAATTATTACAAGCGATCCATAACGGTTTAGTACAGTCAGCTCATGACGTTGCTGAAGGTGGACTTGCTGTAGCTATAGCAGAAAGCATGATGGAAACAAGTGTAGGGGCAAGTGTAACAGTCGATGGAGAAGTAGTTACAGAGTTATTTGCTGAGAGCCAGTCTCGTTTTGTTGTGTCAGTGAAAAAAGAAAATCAAGCAGCGTTTGAGAGTGTTGTTGAAGACGCGAAGCTTATTGGTGAAGTAGTTGCTGAACAAGAATTGACTATTACACACACAAGCGGGGAAAACGTACTTAAAACTTCACAACAAGAGATTCAAACAGCTTGGAAAGGAGCTATTCCATGCTTGCTGAAATCAAAGGCTTAA
- the purQ gene encoding phosphoribosylformylglycinamidine synthase subunit PurQ — MKFAVIVFPGSNCDSDMYHAIKDELGADVEYVWHAETSLEGFDGVLVPGGFSYGDYLRSGAIARFANIMDSVKKAAEAGKPVLGVCNGFQILLEAGLLPGAMKRNQNLKFICRPANLVVENNETMFTSEYEKGEVVNIPVAHGEGNYYCDDETYEQLKVNNQIAFTYQSNINGSRNDIAGIVNEKGNVLGMMPHPERAVDQMIGSEDGLKLFKSILRNWRETNVATS; from the coding sequence ATGAAGTTTGCAGTCATCGTTTTTCCAGGATCAAACTGTGACTCCGATATGTATCACGCAATCAAAGACGAGCTAGGTGCTGATGTTGAATATGTATGGCATGCAGAAACTAGTTTAGAAGGTTTTGATGGAGTATTAGTACCAGGAGGCTTCTCTTATGGAGACTATCTTCGTTCAGGTGCAATTGCACGCTTTGCAAATATTATGGACTCGGTAAAAAAAGCAGCAGAAGCAGGAAAGCCAGTATTAGGCGTTTGTAATGGGTTTCAAATACTGCTTGAAGCAGGCTTATTACCAGGTGCTATGAAACGTAATCAGAACTTAAAGTTCATTTGTCGTCCCGCTAATTTAGTTGTGGAAAACAATGAAACAATGTTTACATCTGAGTACGAAAAGGGAGAAGTTGTGAATATTCCTGTTGCTCACGGTGAGGGTAACTACTATTGTGATGATGAAACATATGAACAACTAAAAGTAAACAATCAAATTGCTTTCACATATCAAAGTAATATTAACGGTTCAAGAAATGATATCGCGGGAATAGTGAATGAAAAAGGAAACGTTCTTGGAATGATGCCTCACCCAGAACGTGCAGTAGACCAAATGATAGGCAGCGAAGACGGTTTGAAGCTGTTTAAATCAATTTTACGTAATTGGAGGGAAACCAATGTCGCTACATCGTGA
- the purS gene encoding phosphoribosylformylglycinamidine synthase subunit PurS, translating to MYKVKVYVTLKESVLDPQGSAVKGSLHALTYTEVEEVRIGKYMELTVEKTDNVDQRIKEMCEKLLANTVIEDYRYELEEVNPS from the coding sequence ATGTACAAAGTAAAAGTTTATGTAACATTAAAAGAAAGTGTTCTAGACCCACAAGGAAGTGCAGTTAAAGGTTCATTACATGCATTAACATATACAGAGGTAGAAGAAGTGCGTATTGGAAAATACATGGAACTGACAGTTGAAAAGACTGATAATGTTGACCAACGTATTAAGGAAATGTGCGAAAAGCTTTTAGCTAACACAGTTATTGAGGATTACCGTTATGAACTGGAGGAGGTTAACCCATCATGA
- the purC gene encoding phosphoribosylaminoimidazolesuccinocarboxamide synthase, whose product MEKLEMLYEGKAKRIFKTDDSNVFWIEYKDEATAFNGEKKDTIEGKAKLNNQITSIIFEKLTTAGINNHFIKQLSETEQLVQKVTIIPLEVVVRNIVAGSLSKRLGFEEGVVLDEAIVEFYYKDDDLGDPLINEDHIRVLNIATPEQLVKIRELGLAVNNVLVDIFKEVNVRLVDFKLEFGLTENGDVLLADEVSPDTCRLWDMDSNQKFDKDIYRRNLGSLQDAYQEILNRLGGSSCTK is encoded by the coding sequence GTGGAGAAGCTAGAGATGTTGTATGAGGGTAAGGCGAAGCGGATTTTTAAAACAGATGATTCGAATGTATTTTGGATTGAGTATAAAGACGAAGCAACTGCCTTTAATGGTGAAAAAAAAGATACAATTGAAGGAAAAGCAAAGTTAAACAATCAAATCACATCAATAATTTTTGAAAAACTAACAACTGCTGGAATTAACAATCACTTTATTAAGCAATTGTCTGAAACAGAGCAGCTAGTACAAAAGGTAACGATTATTCCTTTAGAAGTAGTTGTACGTAACATTGTAGCAGGTAGCCTTTCTAAGCGATTAGGGTTTGAAGAGGGTGTAGTACTAGATGAAGCAATCGTTGAATTTTACTACAAAGATGACGACTTAGGTGACCCTCTTATAAATGAAGATCACATTCGAGTCTTAAATATAGCAACTCCAGAGCAATTAGTAAAAATCCGTGAATTAGGATTAGCTGTTAATAACGTGCTAGTAGATATATTTAAAGAAGTAAATGTTCGCCTTGTAGATTTTAAACTAGAATTTGGTTTGACTGAAAATGGAGATGTGCTCCTCGCTGACGAAGTGTCACCTGATACTTGCCGTTTATGGGATATGGATTCAAATCAAAAGTTTGATAAAGATATTTACCGTAGAAACCTTGGTAGTTTACAAGATGCTTATCAAGAAATTTTAAATCGCTTAGGAGGATCATCATGTACAAAGTAA
- the purB gene encoding adenylosuccinate lyase, with translation MIERYTRPEMGAIWTEENKFQAWLEVEIVACEAWAELGDIPKEDVQKIREKATFDVARIHEIEEETRHDVVAFTRAVSESLGEERKWVHYGLTSTDVVDTALSYLLKQANEILEKDLVNFIEILKNKAIEHKYTVMMGRTHGVHAEPTTFGLKLALWYEEMKRNLERFRAAAEGVRFGKLSGAVGTFANIDPFIEEYVCKNLGLNAAPVSTQTLQRDRHADYMSTLALIATSIEKFAVEIRGLQKSETREVEEFFAKGQKGSSAMPHKRNPIGSENMTGLARVIRGYMMTAYENVPLWHERDISHSSAERVIIPDATIALNYMLNRFGNIVKNLTVFPENMKRNMTRTYGLIYSQRVMLTLIDKGMAREEAYDLVQPKAMEAWEKGIQFRELVEAEERITNQLTPAEIEECFDYNHHMKHVDTIFNRTGLNG, from the coding sequence ATGATTGAACGTTATACACGCCCGGAGATGGGTGCTATCTGGACAGAGGAAAATAAATTCCAAGCATGGTTAGAGGTTGAAATTGTGGCCTGCGAAGCATGGGCTGAATTAGGGGATATTCCAAAGGAAGATGTTCAGAAGATTCGTGAGAAAGCAACATTTGATGTTGCTCGTATCCATGAAATTGAAGAGGAGACTCGTCACGATGTTGTTGCCTTCACTCGTGCTGTATCTGAAAGCTTAGGAGAAGAAAGAAAATGGGTTCATTACGGACTAACTTCTACAGATGTTGTTGATACGGCATTATCTTATCTATTGAAACAAGCAAATGAAATTTTAGAAAAAGACCTAGTGAACTTTATTGAAATTTTAAAAAATAAAGCAATTGAACATAAATATACAGTAATGATGGGGCGTACTCATGGTGTACATGCTGAGCCAACAACATTCGGCTTAAAGCTTGCTCTATGGTACGAGGAAATGAAGCGTAACCTAGAACGTTTCAGAGCAGCAGCAGAAGGTGTTCGCTTTGGTAAGTTATCGGGTGCAGTTGGAACATTTGCTAATATTGACCCTTTTATTGAAGAGTATGTTTGTAAGAACCTTGGATTAAATGCTGCACCTGTTTCAACACAAACATTACAACGTGACCGTCATGCAGACTACATGTCTACATTAGCCCTTATTGCTACTTCAATCGAAAAGTTTGCAGTAGAGATTCGTGGATTACAAAAGAGTGAGACTCGCGAAGTGGAAGAGTTCTTCGCAAAAGGTCAAAAGGGATCATCAGCAATGCCACATAAACGAAACCCAATTGGTTCAGAAAATATGACTGGTCTTGCTCGTGTGATTCGTGGCTATATGATGACTGCTTATGAAAATGTTCCATTATGGCATGAGCGTGATATCTCTCATTCATCTGCAGAACGCGTCATCATTCCAGATGCAACTATCGCATTAAACTACATGTTAAACCGTTTCGGTAATATCGTGAAAAACTTAACGGTATTCCCTGAAAATATGAAGCGTAACATGACGAGAACATACGGTTTAATTTACTCTCAACGTGTAATGTTAACTTTAATTGATAAAGGAATGGCACGGGAAGAAGCATATGACCTTGTTCAACCAAAAGCAATGGAAGCTTGGGAGAAGGGTATTCAATTCAGAGAGCTAGTTGAAGCTGAAGAGCGCATCACAAATCAACTAACACCAGCTGAAATCGAAGAATGCTTCGACTACAACCATCACATGAAACACGTAGACACAATCTTTAACCGAACTGGACTTAATGGTTAA
- the purK gene encoding 5-(carboxyamino)imidazole ribonucleotide synthase gives MTKRLIEPGKTIGILGGGQLGRMMALSAKAMGYRIAVLEPKSDSPCGQVADVEVIANYDDLGGAEELAKECDVLTYEFENIDGQTAQFLEENLYLPQGHKLLLTTQDRGLEKNAIESLGIPVAPYYLVKTENDLQKAIEEVRIPSVLKTCRGGYDGKGQAVIREKADIATAFQTLDGKGELVLEKWIPFDKELSVIVTRSVSGEVKTFPVAENIHENNILHQTIVPARIPEIVQDRARGLAIRLAEGLNMVGTLAVEMFLTKDNELYVNEVAPRPHNSGHYTMEACETSQFEQHVRAICDLPLGQTNLLKPVVMVNILGEHLSPVLDKLQQFDTIKLHLYGKEEAKQGRKMGHINVLADTVEEALDKVDSLNIW, from the coding sequence ATGACGAAACGTCTTATTGAACCCGGTAAGACAATCGGAATATTAGGTGGAGGACAATTAGGTAGAATGATGGCTCTTTCAGCTAAAGCCATGGGTTATCGAATTGCTGTACTTGAACCTAAGAGTGATTCACCTTGTGGGCAAGTTGCTGATGTTGAAGTCATTGCTAATTATGATGACCTAGGCGGAGCAGAAGAGCTTGCAAAGGAATGTGATGTACTTACTTATGAATTTGAAAATATTGATGGACAAACGGCTCAATTTTTAGAAGAAAACTTGTACCTGCCTCAAGGTCATAAGTTGTTACTTACAACGCAAGACCGAGGGTTAGAAAAAAATGCAATTGAATCATTAGGTATTCCAGTTGCACCTTATTATTTAGTTAAGACAGAAAATGATTTACAAAAGGCTATTGAAGAAGTTCGAATTCCATCCGTTTTGAAAACGTGTCGAGGTGGTTATGATGGCAAGGGACAAGCTGTTATTCGTGAGAAGGCGGATATAGCAACTGCCTTTCAAACGTTAGATGGTAAAGGTGAGCTTGTACTTGAGAAGTGGATTCCATTTGATAAAGAATTATCAGTTATCGTAACAAGAAGTGTTTCGGGTGAAGTAAAAACGTTTCCGGTAGCTGAAAATATACATGAAAATAATATTTTGCATCAAACTATTGTACCAGCTCGTATCCCTGAAATTGTTCAAGATAGAGCAAGAGGGCTGGCGATACGACTAGCTGAAGGATTAAATATGGTTGGGACTCTAGCAGTTGAAATGTTTTTAACAAAAGACAATGAACTATATGTTAATGAAGTAGCTCCTCGGCCACATAATTCAGGACATTATACGATGGAAGCGTGTGAAACATCACAGTTTGAACAGCATGTGAGAGCGATTTGTGACTTGCCACTTGGACAAACAAACCTCCTTAAACCAGTTGTTATGGTGAACATTCTAGGAGAGCATTTATCACCAGTGCTAGACAAGCTACAACAATTTGATACCATCAAACTTCATCTATATGGGAAAGAAGAAGCAAAGCAAGGGAGAAAGATGGGGCATATCAATGTGTTAGCTGATACAGTGGAAGAGGCTTTAGATAAAGTTGATTCGTTAAATATTTGGTAG
- the purE gene encoding 5-(carboxyamino)imidazole ribonucleotide mutase, producing MEPLVGVIMGSISDWETMKHGCDILDELGVPYEKKVVSAHRTPDLMFDYAETARERGIKVIIAGAGGAAHLPGMVAAKTIVPVIGVPVQSKALNGLDSLLSIVQMPGGVPVATVAIGKAGATNAGLLAAQMLGTQFPEYADKLEVRRQETKEQVLESSEQL from the coding sequence ATGGAGCCATTAGTAGGTGTCATCATGGGAAGCATATCTGATTGGGAAACGATGAAGCATGGGTGCGACATCTTAGATGAATTAGGAGTGCCATATGAAAAGAAGGTCGTTTCTGCTCACCGTACACCAGACTTAATGTTTGACTATGCCGAAACAGCTAGAGAACGTGGCATTAAAGTTATTATTGCAGGAGCTGGAGGTGCTGCTCATCTACCAGGAATGGTAGCGGCAAAGACAATCGTTCCAGTCATTGGTGTACCAGTTCAGTCGAAGGCACTTAACGGACTTGATTCACTCCTATCTATTGTTCAAATGCCTGGTGGAGTTCCTGTTGCTACAGTCGCTATTGGAAAGGCAGGAGCTACAAATGCAGGATTATTAGCAGCACAAATGCTTGGGACGCAATTCCCGGAGTATGCTGATAAGCTTGAAGTACGTCGTCAAGAAACGAAAGAACAAGTACTTGAAAGTAGTGAACAACTATGA
- a CDS encoding NETI motif-containing protein gives MSKKKKQKFEVGENESIDQCLQRMEQEGYMPTRRMEEPVFQEVMTNGKQEFVPIRQKIVFEGVLK, from the coding sequence ATGTCGAAAAAAAAGAAGCAAAAATTCGAAGTGGGAGAAAATGAATCAATTGATCAATGCTTACAAAGGATGGAACAAGAAGGATATATGCCAACAAGGCGAATGGAAGAGCCAGTTTTTCAAGAGGTAATGACAAATGGAAAACAGGAGTTTGTGCCAATAAGACAAAAGATTGTATTTGAAGGGGTATTAAAATAG
- a CDS encoding isoprenylcysteine carboxyl methyltransferase family protein produces the protein MILFYVIVGIVILQRLVELMIANRNADWIKAKGGYEVGEKHYKYIVFVHIGFFLSLLYEVVNFEKTILSWWWIPFLFFILAQIGRVWSLSSLGPFWNTRIMVLPGANVVAKGPYRFMRHPNYVIVATEIITLPIIFQAYWTAIIFTLLNLVVMSIRIPEEEKALMNVTDYNNTFMGRYRFFPKFK, from the coding sequence ATGATACTTTTTTATGTAATTGTCGGAATTGTAATTTTGCAACGATTGGTTGAATTAATGATAGCAAATAGAAATGCAGATTGGATTAAAGCAAAAGGTGGATACGAGGTTGGTGAGAAGCATTATAAATACATTGTATTCGTTCATATTGGCTTCTTTCTTTCCTTATTATATGAAGTAGTTAATTTTGAGAAAACAATACTATCTTGGTGGTGGATTCCTTTCCTATTCTTTATCCTAGCCCAAATAGGTAGAGTGTGGAGCCTATCTTCATTAGGTCCATTTTGGAACACGAGGATTATGGTACTCCCAGGAGCTAATGTAGTCGCTAAAGGTCCATACCGATTTATGAGGCACCCTAATTATGTAATTGTGGCAACAGAAATTATCACTTTGCCAATCATTTTTCAAGCATACTGGACGGCGATAATTTTTACTTTGTTAAACTTAGTAGTCATGTCCATTCGTATACCTGAGGAAGAAAAAGCATTAATGAACGTAACAGATTATAATAATACCTTTATGGGTAGATATAGATTTTTTCCGAAATTTAAATAA
- a CDS encoding type III polyketide synthase — MPIIISVSTITPSNKIIQSDTAEFARELFHEEFHDINRLLQVFDNGQIKHRNFSMPLDWYYKDHTLKERNDLYIQLATEYGKEAIELCLSNEEFLDSPVDCSEIDAIYFISSTGFSTPTIEAKIANLLPFKSNIKRVPIWGLGCAGGASGLSRAYEFCLAYPKGKVLVLCTELCSLTFQKEDQSKSNLIGTSLFADGVACALVAGDEVNDIQVTKNTLPVISGTDSQLMPNSEDVMGWEVKNDGLNVVFSRSIPSLIKNWFGPVVQDFLKEHQISLEEVDYFVAHPGGKKVLDAYEKMFDEKRDMTSISRKILEDNGNMSAPTVLFVLNEFMKKDSDVGQVGLLGALGPGFSSELVLLEWK; from the coding sequence ATGCCGATTATAATATCTGTTAGTACAATCACACCTTCCAATAAAATAATTCAGTCTGACACGGCAGAATTTGCAAGAGAACTATTCCATGAGGAATTTCATGATATTAATAGGTTATTACAAGTATTTGATAACGGTCAAATTAAACATAGAAATTTCTCAATGCCTCTTGATTGGTATTATAAAGACCATACATTAAAAGAAAGAAATGACCTTTATATTCAGCTCGCAACAGAGTATGGAAAAGAGGCAATTGAACTGTGCTTATCAAATGAAGAATTTCTAGATAGTCCAGTTGACTGTAGTGAAATTGATGCAATTTATTTTATTTCAAGTACTGGTTTTTCTACTCCAACTATTGAAGCGAAAATAGCAAACTTACTCCCCTTTAAATCAAATATTAAGCGGGTTCCGATATGGGGTCTTGGTTGTGCTGGAGGGGCTTCTGGATTAAGTCGGGCGTATGAATTTTGTTTAGCATATCCGAAAGGGAAGGTTCTCGTTCTTTGCACTGAATTATGTAGTCTAACCTTTCAAAAAGAGGACCAATCAAAGAGCAACTTAATCGGAACCTCTTTGTTTGCTGATGGTGTTGCGTGTGCCTTAGTAGCTGGAGATGAAGTAAACGACATACAAGTAACGAAGAACACACTGCCTGTGATTTCAGGAACTGATTCTCAGCTAATGCCTAATTCAGAGGACGTAATGGGCTGGGAGGTTAAGAATGACGGGTTGAATGTTGTTTTTTCTAGAAGTATCCCTTCATTAATTAAAAACTGGTTTGGTCCTGTTGTTCAAGATTTTTTGAAGGAACATCAAATTTCATTAGAGGAAGTGGATTACTTTGTAGCTCATCCTGGCGGAAAGAAAGTTCTCGATGCTTATGAAAAGATGTTTGATGAAAAAAGAGACATGACGAGTATTTCAAGGAAAATTCTTGAAGACAATGGTAATATGTCAGCACCTACAGTGTTATTTGTACTGAATGAATTTATGAAAAAGGATTCCGATGTAGGACAAGTAGGGTTACTTGGGGCATTAGGTCCAGGGTTTAGTTCGGAGCTCGTTCTTTTAGAATGGAAGTAG